The Manis javanica isolate MJ-LG chromosome 4, MJ_LKY, whole genome shotgun sequence genome contains a region encoding:
- the LOC140849243 gene encoding uncharacterized protein — protein MVLLWLKGAALVLWLIVPWSLCCHVLAEFLGPVASSVATIVAAGPGSSASGEKLPVEFLGGPHQPPEAPVEVEAFSQKSVPIHHGQKVEEAESFSLQEDSQDQHPESPEELEPLPLKQEASSQPAEPPEADENPANLQVALVEPSHTPEEAEPPVQEEAPAQPPEPSNGAESSRTQQESPAWPPDPFEKVVAQPPVYDEVTVPAVGQDQPQDSDLPSVSVEPVGLELTMIPEPPPLGLEPSETGFPSLTQNSVMNTTTNSICELCSCTDKTLACVGLSSERKLQSVPVPEPNAHNCTFTIL, from the exons ATGGTTCTGCTCTGGCTTAAGGGAGCTGCTCTGGTCCTCTGGCTCATTGTGCCCTGGAGCCTTTGCTGCCATGTCCTGGCTGAGTTTCTGGGCCCCGTGGCTTCTTCTGTTGCTACCATTGTGGCTGCTGGTCCAGGCAGCTCAGCCTCCGG GGAGAAGCTacctgtagagtttctgggcGGCCCACATCAGCCTCCAGAGGCCCCTGTGGAAGTTGAAGCTTTCTCCCAGAAAAGTGTCCCAATTCATCATGGACAGAAAGTTGAGGAGGCTGAATCTTTCTCTCTCCAGGAGGATTCCCAGGATCAGCATCCAGAGTCCCCTGAAGAGCTAGAACCACTTCCATTGAAGCAGGAGGCTTCGTCTCAGCCTGCAGAGCCCCCGGAGGCAGATGAAAACCCTGCAAACCTGCAGGTGGCCCTGGTTGAGCCTTCCCACACTCCTGAAGAGGCTGAGCCTCCAGTCCAGGAGGAAGCCCCAGCACAGCCTCCAGAGCCCTCTAATGGGGCAGAATCTTCTCGAACCCAGCAAGAGTCTCCAGCTTGGCCTCCAGATCCTTTTGAGAAAGTTGTAGCACAACCTCCAGTCTATGATGAGGTGACAGTTCCAGCTGTGGGGCAGGATCAACCTCAGGATTCAGACTTGCCCAGTGTCAGTGTGGAACCTGTTGGCCTGGAGCTCACCATGATTCCAGAACCTCCACCTCTAGGTCTAGAGCCGTCTGAGACAGGTTTTCCTTCACTGACTCAGAATTCGGTGATGAACACCACCACAAACAGCATATGTGAGCTCTGTAGCTGCACAGACAAGACGCTGGCGTGCGTTGGTCTCAGCTCAGAGCGGAAGCTCCAGAGTGTGCCCGTGCCAGAGCCGAACGCTCACAATTGCACCTTCACTATCTTGTAA